The Lichenihabitans psoromatis genomic interval GTCAACGGCTTCGAGGATCATTTCGAGCCGGTCGTGCAGCCGTGGATGCGGTTCCCGCTCCGGCAGAAGGCGCGCCAAGCCGCATAGATGGTTGAGTGCGTGAAGTCCGTGCGCGGTTTCCATCGCGCGTGAGGCGCGCATGCGGCGCGGCTCGATCGTGTAGGTGCCGAGGTCATGCTCGACGCGCGATCGCCAGACCGCCTCGACGCCGTTGCCGGGCTGGAGGCTGGGACGCAGACGGCGGGAGCGCCCGCCATGCACAAAGCCGAGGTGCCGCCCATGCTGGCGCGTCACGAGATCGAGGATGACACTTGTCTCGCCGTGGCGGCGGATACCCACGACGATCCCGTCGTCACGCCACTCCATCGCGGCGACCTTCGCGCTTTGTCGACCCCGCCAGAATGGGCCGAACAATCGGACGCCCTATCGCTTGGTCTGCCATCAGGACCTGCCGGCCAGGATCGAGAAACTCAGTTGCGAGGGTAGTCGAGACCCATCTCGCGGTATCGTTCGGGATCGTCTCCCCAATTTTCCCGCACCTTCACGAAAAGGAACAGATGAACCTTCTTTTCGGCCGCCTCGGTGATTTCGAGACGGGCCGCCGTTCCAATGGACTTGATGGTTTTGCCACCATCGCCGATCACGATCTTCTTGTGACCATCGCGCGTGACATAAATGGTCTGCTCGATGCGGGCCGATCCGTCCGGCATGTCTTTCCACAGATCGGTTTCGACCGTGGTCTGGTACGGCAACTCGTCGTGCAGCCGTTCGAACATCTTCTCCCGCGTGATCTCGGCAGCGAAAGAGCGCATGGGCGCATCCGAAATCTGGTCCTCCGGATAAAGCCACGGGCCGGCGGGCATGAAGCCAGCGAGCTTTTCGCGCAGCTTCGGCAGGCCGTGTTTCCGCAGCGCCGAAATCATGAACGTCTCGTCGAAGGCGAGCTTGGCATTCACGTCCGCCGTCAAAGCCAATAATTCCGTCGTCTCGATCGTATCGATCTTGTTGAGCACCAGGATCTTGCGGCGCCCGACGTCGGCGAGCCTTTCGAGGATCGACAGATTCTCGTCGTCGAGGCCTTTCTTGGCGTCGATCAGCAGCGCAATCGCATCCGCATCCCCTGCACCGCCCCAGGCGGCCGTCACCATCGCGCGATCAAGACGACGCTTCGGCGCGAAGATCCCCGGCGTATCGACGAAGATGATCTGCGCCGCTCCCTCGAGCACGATGCCGCGCACGAGGTTGCGAGTCGTCTGCACCTTGCGGGACACGATCGACACCTTGGTGCCAACCAACGCATTGATGAGCGTCGATTTGCCGGCATTGGGTGCCCCGATCAGCGCCACAAAGCCGCATCGGGTCTGTTGTTCGTCGGTCAAATCCGTCTCAATCCTGGTTGCCAGCCGTCAATATACCCTCTCGCGTCAAAAAGTCTTGGGCCGCGGTTTGTTCGGCCGCACGCTTCGACGTGCCGACGCCGGTCGCGGCAACAAATCCCTCGAGTTCGACCGAAACCGTGAAGTTGGGCGCATGGGCCGGCCCTTGTCGCTTGACCTCCCGATAGACCGGAGCGGGTCGACCCAAGCCTTGCGCCCATTCCTGAAGCGCCGTTTTTGGATCGCGGAGCGGCCGGGTCGGCGTCAACATGCGGGGACGCCAGACCGCCGTGATAGCGGCTTCGGCGACCGCATAGCCACCATCGAGATAAAGCGCCCCGATGATGGCTTCGCACACGTCGCCCATGATGGCCGGCTTGGCATGGCCGCCGCTCTGCGCCTCGTTATCGCCGAGCCGGATATGCGGCGACACATCCCATTCGGCCGCGACGTCGGCGCAGGTTTCCTTCCGCACCAGACCGGCGAGCCGCCGCGACAGTTCGCCTTCCTCAGCCTCCGGAAAGGCCTCGAACAGCATCGCCGAAACCGCCATCCCGAGCACTCGATCGCCGAGAAATTCGAGACGTTGATAAGAGGACCCCTTCCGGTCGGTCGGAGCGTGGCTGATGTGGGTCAGAGCGCGATGCAGAAACTCGGGCGATGCAAAGGTGTGGCCGATCCGGGTTTCGAGCGCGGTCGTGGACAGGCTTGGCTTCGGCGCCTTCATCGGACCGGCTTGAGCAGGCGATCCCAGCGAATGCTGGTCGGCCAACGCCAGAACTCCCAGACCGGCGCGGTATCGTCGATCGAGAAGAAGATCAGTTCCGCACGGCCGACGAAATTCTCGAACGGCACGTAGCCCACACCATCCTGATCCGGCGACACGCGCGAATCGGTGGAATTATCGCGGTTATCCCCCATCATGAAGTAATTGCCGGGCGGCACCGTGTAGACGGGCGTGTTCGAGTAAAAACCGTTGTCGCCGTTGATCTGGATGATCTGATGCGTCACGCCGCCAGGGAGCGTCTCGAGATAGGTCGGCACTTCGACATCATGCCCAAACTGATCGCGCGTCATCACTTTCGTGGTCGGTTCGCGAGCCACCATCTGACCATTGATGATCAAGCGGCTCTCGACGAGTTGGATCTTGTCGCCAGGCAGGCCGATCACGCGCTTGATGTAATCCTTCGACGTATCCTTCGGGAACTTGAACACGGCGACATCGCCACGCTTCGGCGTCGAGGCCAGAATACGACCGGAAAACACGTCTGGGCTGAACGGAAAGGAATACCGCGAATAGCCGTAGGAATATTTGGAGACGAAAAGGTAATCGCCGATATCCAAGGTCGGGATCAGAGATCCTGAGGGGATGTTGAAGGGTTGGAACAGGAAGGTTCGCACCACCAGCGCGATCAACAACGCCTGAACCACAACCTTCAGAACCTCGCCGAAACCGCCCTCTTGCGATTTCTTGGAGGTCGTAACCACCTTTCCGTCTTTCAGGCTCATCGGCTCCGTCATCGCTTCTCTCAAATGTCTTCGGCCGTCGGCTGACGGTGGCGTTGTCGATCGGTCGACGTCGGGCGCCTTGATGGGTCGATATAACTGTCGGTGTTCATAACGCCAAGAGCATGGCAAGCGGGAGGCAGCAGCCGCAGGCTCACGGCTTTGGCGCGGGGCGACCCTCGATCAGCACATGGGCTTGAGCCAGCGGATATTCATCGGTCAATGTCAGGTGAATGACCGCCTCATACCCACTCGGTGTCAGATCGGCGAGGCGCTCAGCGGCTCCACCGGTCAAACGCAACGTGGGTTGGCCTGAACTCAGGTTCACCACGCCCATGTCACGCCAGAACACGCCCTGGCTCAAGCCGGTTCCGAGCGCTTTGGCGCAGGCCTCTTTGGCGGCAAAACGCTTGGCATAGGACGAGGCGCGATTGGCCCGGCGCTCGCTCTTGGCGCGCTCCACGGGCGTGAAGCATCGTTCGACGAACCGCTCGCCAAAATTCTCCAAGGTCTTTTCAACACGACGAATGTCGCAAAGATCGGTCCCCATGCCGATGATCATGCGCTCGCCTCACGGCTTGAACCACGACCCTGGCGCATCGCCGCCAACATGGTCTGCACGGCCGCCGTCAACCCGACCGAGATCGCATCCCCAATGATAAAGTGGCCGATGTTCAATTCGACGATCTGCGGGATGGCCGCGATGATCCGCGCGGTCTCGTAATTTAAACCATGTCCAGCGTGGCATTCGATCCCGAGCGCCTGGGCCCGTTCGGCAGCGCGCCACAGCCGTTCGTATTCTTCATCCGCGATCGCCGACGCGCCGTGATCGATCGCCTCACACCAGCGGCCCGTATGGAGTTCGACGACCGGCGCGCGCAAGGCCGATGCCGCCTCGATCGCCGCGATCGACGGTTCGATGAACAAGGACACGCGGATGCCGGCCTCACTCAGTTCCGCAACGATCGGGCGTAAATCCGAGATAGCGTCGACGACGTTCAAGCCGCCCTCGGTCGTCCGTTCCTCCCGCTTTTCCGGAACGAGGCAGGCCGCATGCGGCAGTGTCGCGAGGGCGATCTGCATCATGGCCGGCGTTGCGGCCATTTCGAAATTGAGCGGTTTTGTCAGGCCGCGCTTGAGACGTGCAATATCCTCGTCGCGGATATGGCGTCGATCCTCCCGCAGATGCGCCGTGATGCCGTCGCAACCGGCCGCCACACCGAGGAGCGCCGCCGCGACGGGATCGGGGTCACGGCCACCACGCGCATTTCGGACAGTCGCGACATGGTCGATGTTGAGGCCGAGGCGAAGAGGCGGAGGCGACATCGGTTATCCAAGGTTCAAAGAGTGAGATTACGGCTGCCGGGCTTGACGGGCGGGATCGCGGCGAGCTCCGGCGGAAGCGCATCGGCCGCATAGGATGGAACGTCGAGGGTCGCGAGCGCGACCCGATCGATGCCGATTTCGGCGCGTCCGCCCGAGCGATCGATGAGGCAGGCGGCACCGACGAGCGTGCCTGGATGATCGGCGATGGCGGCGAGACATTCGCGCGACGACAGGCCGGTCGTGATGATGTCCTCGACCATCAGAACGCGGGCGCCCTTTGGAATCGAGAAACCCCGGCGCAGTTTGAACATGCCGTCCTCGCGCTCGACATAGATGGCCAGAGCGCCGAGATGGCGTGCCACTTCGTAGCCTGGGATGATGCCGCCGACGGCGGGCGACACCACGATATCGACTTCGCCAAAGTGCGCCCTGACCTTCTCGGCCAGCGCCGCACAGAGCCGCGCCGTGCGTGCCGGGTCTTGAAAGATGAACACCTTCTGCAGGAAAACCGGGCTCCGCAGACCGGACGACAGAATGAAATGCCCTTCCAGCAAGGCCCCTGCGGCACGAAATTCGTCGAGCACATCGTCTTCGGTCATTTGTATCAAACTCGGTCGAGGCGCGAAGGCCCTTGTGGTGCCACACGACAGGGCCGCGCGTCTGCACTCACCCGTTCACCCGTTGTACGTTTGACACTACGGGCTGGGCGCGCAGATGCGACATGATCGCGTTCAACTGCTTCAGATCCCAAACTTCGACATCGATCAACATTTTCCGGAAGTCAGGCGAACGAACCACGAAGCGTAGGTCTTCGATATTGGCCCCATTGTCGCCGATCGTGGCCGTGATCGTGGCCAGACAACCGGGTTCGTTGATGGCCGTGACCTCGATCTGCGCCGGAAACAACTCCTTGCGCGCCATGTCGATATCCCACCGCACGTCGAGCCAATAGTCTGGGTTGTCGTCGAACGCCATGAGGGCGGGCGACTGGATCGGGTAGATCGTAATGCCCTCACCCGGCGTCAGGATGCCGACGATGCGATCGCCCGGCACGGCGCCGCCATTCGGCGCGAAACGCACCGGAAGATCACCCCCGAGGCCACGAATCGGAATGGAACCCGAGGGCTCTGGAAATTTGAAGCGTAGATTCTCGGCCTTGCTCAACCCGAACCAGCCGGCATCTCCCTTATCGGGCCCTGCCCCGGCCTTCCGCTCCTCCTTGAAGTCGGGATGGACCGCCTTCACGATATCGCCCGAATACATCTCGCCTCGTCCGACGGCGGCGAACACATCGTCGACCGACAAGCGAGCGAGGCGCGGCAGCGCGCTTTTCAGTTTCTCATCGACCAAGGTGTGGCCTGCCCGCTCAAAGGCACGCAGCACGATCTGCCGACCGAGCCCCGCATATTGCGTTCGCACGGCACTGCGGGTCGCGCGGCGGATGGCAGCCCGCGCCTTGCCGGTCACGACGACACTTTCCCACGCGGCGGGTGGGACCTGCCCATCGGCGCAGGCAATCTCGACCTCGTCGCCATTCTTCAGCTCGGACAAAAGCGGCGCCACGCGGCCGTCGATTTTGGCGCCAACCGCCGAATTGCCCACGTCCGTATGAACCGCATAAGCGAAATCGATCGCGGTCGCGCCACGCGGGAGCGCAATCAAACGGCCCTTCGGGGTGAAGCAGAAGACCTGATCGTGGAAGAGTTCGAGTTTGGTATGTTCGAGAAATTCTTCCGAACTATCGCCCTCTGCCAGCAATTCGATGGTGCGACGCAGCCAATCATAGGCCCGGCTTTCGTTGGCCAGCACCTGCAAATCGAGCGCCACGCCGTCCTTATAGAGCGCGTGTCCCGCGATGCCGTTTTCGGCGACGTTGTTCATCTCGCGTGTGCGCACCTGCAATTCGACGCGCTGCCGACCCGGACCCACAACCGTCGTATGAAGCGATCGATAATCGTTCTGCTTCGGGGTCGAGATATAATCCTTGAAGCGGCCTGGAACGCTCGGCCATGTCGTGTGAATGACGCCGATGGCGCGATAGCAATCCTCGACATTGTCGACGATGACCCGAAAGCCGAAGATGTCGGAGAGTTGCTCGAAGGCGAGCGACTTCTGCTCCATCTTCCGCCAAATTGAGTAAGGCTCCTTCTGGCGTCCCTTCACGTCGACCCGAATGCCCCGGGCGCTCAGGCGCTCGGACAATTCATGTTCGATCGTGCCGATCAACTTGCCGCTGCTGGCGCGCATCTCATCCAGCCGCGCCGTGATGGTCGCATAGGCATCGGGCATCAGTTGCGCGAAAGCCAAGTCCTCGAACTCGCTCCGCATGCTCTGCATGCCCATGCGACCCGCGAGCGGCGCGTAGATATCGAGCGTTTCCTCCGCCACGCGGGTGCGCTTCTCGGGCGGGACGAAATGCAGCGTCCGCATGTTGTGAAGGCGGTCCGCGAGCTTGACCAAGAGGACCCGAACATCATCCGCAACCGCGAGCAGCAGCTTGCGGAAATTCTCCGCCTGTTGAGCACGCTTCGACACCAGATCCAGCTTTTTGATCTTGGTGAGACCCTCGACCAGCGCCCCGATTTCCGGGCCGAACAGCGTGTCGATCTCTTCTCGCGTGGAGGCTGTATCCTCGATCGTATCGTGCAGCACGGCCGCCACGATGGTGGCGTCGTCGAGCTTGAGATCCGTCAAGATGGCGGCGACTTCAAGCGGATGCGTGAAATAGGGGTCGCCGGAAGCGCGCTTCTGCGCGCCATGAGCCTTCATGGCATAGACATAAGCCCGGTTGAGAAGCTCCTCATCCGCGTCCGGATTGTAGCTCCGCACACGGTCGACGAGCTCGTACTGCCGCATCATCTTGGCGGCGCCCGGACGCTTCGGCGCGGTCACAGCAATGGTCATGCTGTATTATTGGCGTCGCGACCCCGGGAAGCAAGGCGCGAGGCGCAAGCGTCGCCGATTGTCCGACGCTGCTCTCGTCCGCTCGGCGCGTAAATTACTCGCCTTCTTCCTCGGTTTCAGCCGGGGGCACCAGGCCTTCGAGACCACGGAGCAGGTCTTCCTCGGTCATGCGGTCGAACTGAACCTCGCTGGCCGTATCGCTCATCACACGCGAAGGTGCGGACAAGCTCGGCACAACTTCCGCTTCCGGCTCGTCGACCTCGACGTGCTTTTGAAGCGAGTGAATGAGGTCTTCCTTCATATCCTCGGGAGTGAGACGCGAGTCGGCGATCTCTCGCAGCGCGACGACAGGATTTTTATCATTGTCACGGTCGATCGTGATTGCTGCACCGGCCGAAATCATGCGCGCACGATGGCTGGCTAGAAGAACGAGGTCGAAGCGGTTTTCGACCTTGTCGACGCAGTCTTCAACGGTTACACGCGCCATGAAGACGGTTCCTTATATTCGGCGGATCAAGATTAGCCGCATCGTCTAGCACCGATCGCTACGAATCCGCAAGGCGGGGCTGTACCGCAAGGGTCCGCCATACTGGCGCCATTGTAAGCGATAGACTCAGGCGTTCGTTAAACTCATTCTAATGTTATGTTATCACGCTTGTGGTGTAACCCCGAAGATGCGAAATGAAAACACTGGCATTCACGTCGCCTCGCTGGGACATCGCTTACGACCTGTGACCATGAGCTATAAATAAAATGAATGAGTCGGAACGAATTGCGCTATTTATCGACGGTGCCAACTTGTACGCAACCGCCAAATCGGTGGGTTTTGACATCGACTACCGTCGGTTGTTGCGGGAGTACCAGACGCACGGACGCCTTGTCCGAGCTTTTTACTATACCGCCATGGTGGATGATCAGGAATATTCGTCGATCCGTCCTCTGATCGACTGGCTGGATTACAATGGCTATGCCGTGGTGACCAAGCCGGCCAAGGAGTTTGTGGACTCGACGGGTCGTCGCAAGATCAAGGGCAACATGGACATCGAGCTCGCGGTCGACGCGATGGAGATGGCCGAACATGTCGACCACATTGTCTTATTCTCTGGCGACGGTGATTTTCGCTCTCTCGTCGAAGCGGTGCAACGCAAGGGTGTCCGCGTTTCGGTTGTTTCGACCGTCATGACGCAGCCGCCGATGATCGCGGACGAATTACGCCGGCAGGCCGATGACTTTATTGATCTGGCCCATATGGCCGGCAAGATCGGGCGCGATGTCGGAGAGCGATCGGATCGTCCGATCCGCCATGTCGACCGGCGGACCAGCACTCATACGAATGCGCCCTCGCACGAGCCCGAAGAGATCGACGACTGACGGCGTTGCGCGATCCCGCTCCGGATTGTCCGCTCTGTCCTCGTCTCGTCGCCTTTCGGCGCGACGCTGCGAACAAGCATCCGGACTGGCACAATGCGCCAGTCCCATCGTTTGGGCCGGATGACGCGCGTCTGTTGATCGTTGGGCTGGCGCCGGGCCTCCAGGGCGCCAATCGGACGGGACGGCCGTTCACGGGCGATTGGGCCGGCGATCTCCTCTACGAAACGCTCGATCGTTTCGGCTTTTCGGTCGGCGCCTACGACGAGCGCCCCAACGACGGTCTGCGGCTCATCGATTGTGTGATCGTCAATGCGGTGCGGTGTGTCCCTCCGGCCAATAAGCCGCTGCCGATCGAGATTAAAACCTGCAACGGCTTTCTGGCCGCAACCCAGGCGGCCCTCCCTCGCTTGGCCGCCATCGTGGCTTTGGGTCGCATCGGACATGAGAGCCTGCTGCGCTCACGCAATCTCCGGCTCTCGGCTCATCCGTTCGGCCACGGGCGCCACCACGATCTCGGAGACGCGACGCTCTTCGACAGCTATCACTGCTCTCGCTACAACACGAACACGGGCGTGCTGACGACCGAGATGTTCCATGCGGTCTTCGCGCAAGTGCGCCGGTGGCTCGACGCCGCGCCGCCTCCAGACCGCGCCGTTTAGTTTCTGTCGCGCAACAGCCGCGACTTCTCCCGGTTCCAATCCCGCAGCTTCTCGGTCTCGCGCTTGTCGTGCAGCTTTTTGCCCTTGGCGATCGCGATCTCGATCTTGGCCATGCCGCGCTCGTTGAAATAGACTTTCAGCGGAACGATCGACATGCCCTCGCGCTCGACCCCGATCGCGAGTTTAGCGATCTGCCGTGCCTTCATCAGCAGTTTGCGCGGGCGACGTGGCTCGTGATTGAAGCGATTGGCCTGCAGGTATTCTGGAATATTCGCATTGATGAGGAACAGTTCGCCCTTTTCGGCGGATGCATAACTCTCCGCAATCGTGGCCTTCCCAAGCCTTAGCGATTTGACTTCCGTTCCGGTCAGCACCAATCCGGCCTCGAACACTTCGCCGATCTCATAATTGTAGCGAGCGCGTCGATTATCGGCCACCACCTTGAAGTTCTTTGCCTTGATGTTCTCCGCCACGTCAGGTCACCACCACCAAACTCGTGTCAATCATGCAAAATACCAGCATGACGCATCGCGGCACGGATCTGCCCGCGCGCCGCTTCGGACACCGTCACCATCGGGAGACGCACGTCTTCGGTCCCGAGGCCGAGCAGCGACAGCGCATATTTGGGGCCGGCCGGGTTTGGCTCGATGAACAAGGCCGTATGCAGCGGCACCAAACGATCCTGAATCGCCAAGGCTGTCGCGAAGTCGCCGCGCAAACAGGCGCTCATCATGTCGGCACAGAGCTTCGGCGCAACATTGGACGTTACCGAAATCACGCCGGATGAGCCCGCCGCCATACAGGCCAGCGCTGTCATGTCCTCGCCCGAGAGCTGGACGAAATCCGGCCCCAGCGCCTGACGCTGCAGCGACACGCGCGCCACATTGCCGGTCGCGTCCTTCACGCCGACGATGTTCGGAAGCTCGAACAACCGCTTCATCGTGTCGACCGACATATCGACCACGGAGCGCGGCGGGATGTTGTAGATCACGATCGGGATGCCGATCGCGTCGTTGACAGCCTTGAAGTGGCGATAGAGCCCCTCTTGGCTCGGCTTATTGTAATAGGGCGTGACGACCAAGACGCCGTTGGCGCCGGCCTGCTCGGCGTGGCGCGCGAGATCGATGGCCTCGACCGTGTTGTTCGATCCGGCACCCGCGATGACCGGGACACGGCCCCTCGTCTCGTTGACGCAGATGTCGACGACCCGCTTATGTTCCTCGTGGCTCAGCGTCGGTCCTTCGCCGGTCGTGCCGACCGGCACGAGACCATGCGTACCACTCTCGATTTGAACATCAATCTGAGCCCGCAGCGCGGCTTCGTCGACCGCCCCATTCCTGAACGGGGTCACCAAAGCGGTCAGCGAGCCCTTCAAACGTGTTGTGGACATGTCCCATCCCGTTATTTGACCGCAAGGACCCAGAGTCGTCACACGCCCTACAGGCGCCGCAATTTCCAGGCTCCGTCAAAGGGTCGTGATGTAGACCTTGCAAGACCGTAAGGGAAGGGGCGTGACGCCGGCCCGCGGTCGATCGCGGGAATATCGCACGGCGGCGACCGATCGAGCCGGGTAGTTAACGATCCGTTATAGGAAACGAGCACAGCATGGCATCGGCGGCTTCGGGCGCGAGCGCGCCTCTGTCGACCTTTGTTACGTCGCGAGATCCAGAGGACACGCATGTCGAAGTCGCGCACCATTGCTTATGGGTCTGTCGGGGCCATCGTGGTCGCCGGCGCGATCCTGGCGGTGCCGGCCAGCCGTCATGCGATCCGCCATGAGATTGCCAAGCACCGCCACTTCAACTTCAGCAACACAACCGCGACCTCCGTCGTGCCGGTCGCACAGGCACCCGCCACGATCCTGGCGAGCGAGGCAGACCCTCGGTTTCTCGCCCGTTCCTCGGCCGAGGTCCCTGCCCCGCATCTCGGAACGGTGACGCTCGACGCCAGCGCCTTCGCGCCGCCGACCGTCACGTCGCTGGCCAAGAGCGCAACCGGAACGGACGTTCAGCCGCTTGACAAGGGTGCCGCCTCACCCGTGATCCGATCATCGAGCGATCAGGACGGCGGCGTGGGGATTGATCTCGCAGGAGCCCGCCAGGCGCTGCGGCTCTATCGGCAAGGCGATCTGGCGGCAGCCGACGATTTCGCTCGTCTCACCAGCGGCCCGCTGCGGACACTGCTCGATTGGACCGCGATTCGTCTCGCCTCCCGACAGGCGGGCCTGCCCCGTCTCGAAGCCTTCAAAGCCGCGCATCCCGACTGGCCGACGATGACGTGGATCAACCGGCGCATCGAAGAAGCCAAAGTCGCGACACGCGATCCTGCCGCGACACTGGCGCTGTTTGCCAGTTCGGCGCCGGAGACCCTGTTTGGGCGACTGGCACTCGCGCGTGCCAGAATTGCGACCGGCGACCTCGACGGAGGCGCGGGAATCATTCGATCGGCTTGGCGGAACGATGATCTGACGGCTGGGGAAGAAGCCCTGATCCTGAAGGATTTCGGCACGCTACTCAGGCGCGAGGATCATAAATTTCGGGCCGACCGCTTACTCTACAAGGAAAACCTGCCGGCCGCGATGCGAGCGACCGCTCTCGCGGGCCCGGATGTCGCGCTGCTCGAGAAGGCGCGCATCGCGGTGATCGGGTCCATGCCGTCGGATGCCGCGATCGCGGCGGTTCCGAAAGCCTTGCAAAGCGACCCCGGCCTGCTCTTCGCCAAAATCCAGAAGGCGCGCCGCGCCAATAAGATCGCCGACGCCGCCACGATGATGTTGTCGGCCCCCTCCGACCCCACCCTGCTGGTGGATGGCGACGAATGGTGGACCGAGCGTCGCCTTGTCGCCCGCAAACTGCTCGACGCGGGCGACGCCAAGACAGCGTTCCGCATCTGCGCCACACATGGCGCATCGTCCAACGCGTCGCGCATCGAAGCCGAGTTTCATGCCGGCTGGATCGCATTGCGTTTTTTGAACGATCCTGTTCTGGCAGCGCCGCATTTCGCCAATGCCGCGACTCTGGCCGAAAGCCCCATCTCGACGTCTCGGGCGGCTTATTGGCAGGGCCGGGCCGCTGCAGCGGCTGGTGATGCGCCGGCCGCAGCCCGGTTTTACGACACGGCCGCGCAGCAACCCACGACATTCTATGGCCAAATCGCCAACGCTGCTCTCGGGCGCCCGCCCGCCGTGCTGCGGCAACCGATCGCTGTCGCGTCCGGTCCCGATCGCCGGGAGGCGATCCAGGGCGTTGGCCTTTTGTTCGATCTCGGTGAACGGGATCTGGCGCTCGGGCTGGCCCTGACGATTGCCAAGACCGAGCCGGATCCGAGCCAGGTCGCAGCGCTCGCCAGCGTCGTCGCCGCCACCAAGGATGCGCGAGCCACCCTGTCGGTCGGCAAGGCCGCCGGCCAACGCGGCATCGCGCTCGACGATGCCGCCTTCCCGACATTCGGGATCCCGGCCTACCAACCGCTCACCAATTCGGCCGACCGCTCGACCGTCTATGCGATCGCGCGACAAGAGAGCGAGTTCGACCCCCGGTCGGTATCCTCCGCTGGCGCAAAAGGCTTGATGCAGTTGATCGGCTCGACGGCACGTCAAACCGCCGTAAAGGCCGGGATCGATTTCGATGAAACGCGGCTCTTGCTCGACGCCGGTTTTAACGCGCAGATCGGTGCCGCGCATCTCGGCAAGCTTCTGGCTGACGAGAACGGTTCTTACATCCTGACTTTCGCGGCCTATAACGCCGGCGCCCGCAAGGTGCAGGACTGGATCGGGATCTATGGCGACCCGCGCAAGCCGGGCGTCGATCCGATCGACTGGATCGAGCGAATTCCCTATTCGGAGACGCGAAACTACGTCCAGCGGGTGTTCGAGAACATGCAGATGTATCGCGCTCGTTTCGGCGTGCCGACCGCGTCCCTGTCAGACCCTCAGCCGACCGTGACCGGCAAGGGAACCTGATCCCAGGGCCGTGAGCCACGCCCCCGCTCCTCCGCCAGATCATCACGAAAGGTCGCCCGTGCCTGGTTTCATCAGTCGGTTCGTCTCGGCCCCAGACGCTCTTCGCCTCCACGCCCGAGACTATCAGCAGGCGGATGGCGGCACGACAGGTGGGCTCACCGTCGTCTGCCTGCCAGGACTGGCTCGGACCTCGGCCGATTTCCATGTCTTGGCCACGGCTCTGCTGGAGAGCGGCGTCGCGGCGCGCGTGCTCGTGATCGACTATCGCGGGCGGGGCCTGTCGGCGCGCGACCCGAACCCCGATCGCTACGATCTGCCAATCGAGTCAGCGGATCTGCTGGCCGTTCTTGCGGCGCTCGAGATCGGTGCCGCCGTTTTCGTCGGAACCTCGCGCGGCGGTCTTCATACCTTGATGCTGGGCGCCGTGCGCCCGACGATCCTCCAAGGCGTCGTTTTGAACGATATTGGTCCGGTCATCGAACCGCGCGGCCTTGCGCGCATTCGCGGCTATATCGGTAAATTGCCCGAACCGAAATCGTGGCCGGACGCGATCGACCTGCTTAAGCACCTCGCCAGCGCGCATTTCACCGCACTCGAGGAGCAAGACTGGGAGACCTTTGCCCGCACCACGTTCGAGGAAC includes:
- a CDS encoding lytic transglycosylase domain-containing protein; the protein is MSKSRTIAYGSVGAIVVAGAILAVPASRHAIRHEIAKHRHFNFSNTTATSVVPVAQAPATILASEADPRFLARSSAEVPAPHLGTVTLDASAFAPPTVTSLAKSATGTDVQPLDKGAASPVIRSSSDQDGGVGIDLAGARQALRLYRQGDLAAADDFARLTSGPLRTLLDWTAIRLASRQAGLPRLEAFKAAHPDWPTMTWINRRIEEAKVATRDPAATLALFASSAPETLFGRLALARARIATGDLDGGAGIIRSAWRNDDLTAGEEALILKDFGTLLRREDHKFRADRLLYKENLPAAMRATALAGPDVALLEKARIAVIGSMPSDAAIAAVPKALQSDPGLLFAKIQKARRANKIADAATMMLSAPSDPTLLVDGDEWWTERRLVARKLLDAGDAKTAFRICATHGASSNASRIEAEFHAGWIALRFLNDPVLAAPHFANAATLAESPISTSRAAYWQGRAAAAAGDAPAAARFYDTAAQQPTTFYGQIANAALGRPPAVLRQPIAVASGPDRREAIQGVGLLFDLGERDLALGLALTIAKTEPDPSQVAALASVVAATKDARATLSVGKAAGQRGIALDDAAFPTFGIPAYQPLTNSADRSTVYAIARQESEFDPRSVSSAGAKGLMQLIGSTARQTAVKAGIDFDETRLLLDAGFNAQIGAAHLGKLLADENGSYILTFAAYNAGARKVQDWIGIYGDPRKPGVDPIDWIERIPYSETRNYVQRVFENMQMYRARFGVPTASLSDPQPTVTGKGT
- a CDS encoding alpha/beta fold hydrolase, translated to MPGFISRFVSAPDALRLHARDYQQADGGTTGGLTVVCLPGLARTSADFHVLATALLESGVAARVLVIDYRGRGLSARDPNPDRYDLPIESADLLAVLAALEIGAAVFVGTSRGGLHTLMLGAVRPTILQGVVLNDIGPVIEPRGLARIRGYIGKLPEPKSWPDAIDLLKHLASAHFTALEEQDWETFARTTFEERDGRFVPLYDPALMHNLAKLDLDAVPVLWPQFEGLRHVPVLVVRGENSDLLSAATVTEMTKRHPDCAAVTVPGQGHAPLLIDTPTTRRICQFVERCGFNLHSTAAAQRGLSLLL